In Arachis hypogaea cultivar Tifrunner chromosome 17, arahy.Tifrunner.gnm2.J5K5, whole genome shotgun sequence, a single window of DNA contains:
- the LOC112765243 gene encoding uncharacterized protein, protein MGKRNSQRKSAAMFDTDDDSSVTSSSTSRSDMMSVYGGEDVQFYQDSVLDQALDALDEKRGSTRENALSSIIDAFNSNIQHDFVEKKFATLLHHCLASLKKGSKKASAKEISLASHAIGCLALTVGCGNNAREIFEESVRPLDESLASKSDVSKIPSLLECLAIITFVGGIDQEETEQSMDIMWRVIHPKLGSNVVAVKPSAQLITSVVSSWSFLLSTMDDMNLNSKNWQNQISYLSGLLDKEDRTVRIAAGEALALIFEIGTTEKFYTDSRSAEESKTQESYICLQGLKGKVINQCRDLSVEAGGKGSAKKDLNSQRNLFRDILEFFEYGYSPETSTKIGGDSLQTSSWSQMIQLNFLKHFLGGGFIKHMQENEFLHDVFDFTPKRKFNNSEQRMSGGEKRLFKSPNSVLNKARTQYLNKQRLQAEGRNFGHYAVSVPEEEA, encoded by the exons ATGGGAAAAC GTAATTCTCAACGGAAAAGTGCTGCAATGTTCGATACCGATGATGATAGTAGCGTGACTTCGTCATCAACTTCGCGTTCTGATATGATGTCGGTGTATGGGGGTGAAGATGTGCAATTTTATCAAGATTCTGTTCTCGACCAAGCTCTGGATGCCTTAGATGAGAAAAG GGGTTCCACAAGGGAGAATGCTTTGTCATCGATCATTGATGCATTCAATAGCAATATTCAGCATGACTTTGTGGAGAAGAA ATTTGCTACCTTACTACACCATTGTCTTGCTTCATTAAAAAAAGGATCTAAAAAAGCATCTGCTAAGGAGATATCTTTGGCATCGCACGCCATTG GTTGTTTGGCCTTGACTGTTGGATGCGGCAATAATGCACGTGAAATATTTGAAGAATCAGTTCGTCCTCTAGATGAATCTCTTGCGTCCAAGTCAGATGTTTCAAAGATACCCTCG TTGCTTGAATGCTTGGCTATAATAACCTTTGTTGGAGGGATCGATCAAGAAGAAACCGAACAGTCAATGGATATCATGTGGCGAGTGATCCATCCCAAATTAGGTTCCAAT GTGGTTGCAGTCAAACCATCTGCCCAATTAATAACTTCTGTGGTGTCTTCGTGGTCTTTTCTCCTCTCTACCATGGACGATATGAACCTAAATTCAAAAAATTGGCAAAA TCAAATATCTTATTTATCGGGTCTTCTGGACAAGGAAGATCGGACTGTACGAATTGCTGCTGGTGAAGCTCTGGCTCTTATTTTTGAGATTGGAACTACAGAGAAATTTTATACTGATTCTAGGAGTGCAGAAGAGAGTAAAACACAAGAAAGTTACATATGTTTACAAGGATTGAAAGGGAAGGTCATAAATCAATGCAGAGACCTTTCTGTGGAGGCCGGTGGCAAGGGTTCTGCCAAAAAGGATCTTAATAGCCAGAGGAACTTGTTCCgagatattttagaattttttgag TATGGTTACTCCCCCGAAACTTCAACAAAGATTGGTGGTGATTCCTTGCAGACATCATCGTGGTCCCAAATGATTCAG TTAAATTTTCTCAAGCACTTTCTTGGGGGTGGGTTTATTAAGCATATGCAG GAAAATGAGTTCCTTCATGATGTCTTTGATTTCACGCCGAAGAGAAAGTTCAATAATAGCGAACAGAGAATGTCTGGTGGTGAGAAG AGATTGTTTAAGTCTCCAAATTCAGTACTGAACAAGGCTAGAACCCAATATCTTAATAAGCAGCGTTTGCAAGCTGAG GGAAGGAACTTCGGCCACTATGCTGTCAGTGTCCCTGAGGAGGAGGCTTGA
- the LOC112767436 gene encoding cyclin-D5-1: MKNRTRNMDDLSSCNLLCEEEETFLELERDEEYSAFQSGMDHQGVSENEDLGVLLEREIRIGFRKDETFVFEDWMKRSRTDAINWILKTRATLGFRFQTAYLSVTYFDRFLSKRSIDSEKEWAIRLLSIACLSLASKMEECSVPELSVFQSKDYCFESKVIRRMEILVLTTLDWNMSIITPYDFLPYFITKFCNQPPPTTTFSKTMQLIFTTIKEVSIMDHKPSVVAAAATLVSLDQQLTIEAVELKISSIPQHRFLDPKDVFSCYNLIQRLQEENNTRRDNNVLHTPSPSTIDMIESSLITSSAAVTKRRRLSFNDDQSSEGKGLD; the protein is encoded by the exons ATGAAGAATAGAACCAGAAACATGGACGATCTGTCTTCGTGCAACCTTCTTTGTGAGGAAGAAGAAACATTTTTGGAATTGGAAAGAGATGAAGAATACTCTGCCTTTCAATCAGGAATGGATCATCAAGGTGTTTCAGAGAATGAGGATTTGGGGGTTCTGCTTGAGAGAGAGATCCGTATTGGGTTCCGAAAAGATGAGACTTTTGTGTTTGAGGATTGGATGAAACGTTCCCGCACAGATGCAATCAATTGGATTCTCAAA ACAAGAGCAACATTGGGATTTCGCTTTCAAACGGCTTATTTGTCTGTCACATATTTCGATCGGTTCCTTTCCAAGCGGTCCATTGAT AGTGAAAAGGAGTGGGCAATCCGATTACTATCAATTGCATGCCTTTCTTTGGCTTCAAAGATGGAAGAATGCAGTGTGCCTGAGCTATCAGTGTTTCAGTCAAAAGATTACTGCTTTGAGAGCAAAGTGATTAGGAGAATGGAGATTTTGGTGCTAACCACATTGGATTGGAATATGAGCATTATAACCCCCTATGATTTCCTTCCTTATTTCATTACAAAGTTCTGCAATCAACCCCCACCAACTACCACTTTTTCCAAGACCATGCAACTCATCTTCACCACAATCAAAG AGGTGAGCATAATGGATCACAAACCATCTGTTGTTGCAGCTGCAGCTACTTTGGTGTCATTGGATCAGCAACTAACCATAGAAGCTGTAGAGTTGAAGATTAGTTCAATTCCTCAACATAGGTTTCTTGATCCT AAAGATGTATTTTCCTGCTACAATCTAATTCAAAGATTACAAGAGGAGAATAATACAAGAAGAGACAATAACGTTTTGCATACGCCTAGTCCTTCAACAATTGACATGATAGAGAGCTCTCTAATTACTTCTTCTGCTGCTGTCACAAAGAGGAGAAGACTCTCATTTAATGATGATCAAAGTTCTGAAGGGAAGGGACTTGACTAG
- the LOC112767435 gene encoding calcium-transporting ATPase 1: MENYLNENFGEVKAKNSSEEALQRWRKLCWLVKNRKRRFRFTANLSKRFEAEAIRRSNQEKFRVAVLVSQAALQFIHGLSLSSEYTVPEEVKAAGFEICADELGSIVEGRDVKKLKIHGGVEGIANKLDTSVNDGISTSEHILQKRKDIYGINKFTESPPQGFWVYVWEALQDTTLMILAVCALVSLVVGIVMEGWPKGAHDGLGIVASILLVVFVTATSDYRQSLQFKDLDKEKKKIVVQVTRNGCRQKLSIYDLLPGDIVHLNIGDQVPADGLFVSGFSLLINESSLTGESEPVNVSNLNPFLLSGTKVQDGSCKMLVTTVGMRTQWGKLMATLSEGGDDETPLQVKLNGVATIIGKIGLFFAVVTFSVLVQGLFSRKLQEGSQWTWSGDDAMKIVEFFAIAVTIVVVAVPEGLPLAVTLSLAFAMKKMMNDKALVRNLAACETMGSATTICSDKTGTLTTNHMTVVKACICGKIKEVKGSKVPSDFSSDIPDSAVAILLQSIFNNTGGEVVKNMDEKVEILGSPTETALLEFGLSLGGDFHKERQAGKLVKIEPFNSLKKRMGVVLQLPEGSFRTHCKGASEIILAACEKVVNSNGEVVPLEEDSINYLKDTIEKFADEALRTLCLAYVDIDDHFSVETPIPNRGYTCIGIVGIKDPVRPGVRESVAICRSAGVTVRMVTGDNINTAKAIARECGILTDGIAIEGPEFREKSEEELLKIIPKLQVMARSSPMDKHTLVKQLRTTFEEVVSVTGDGTNDAPALHEADIGLAMGISGTEVAKESADVIILDDNFSTIVTVAKWGRSVYINIQKFVQFQLTVNIVALIVNFSSACLTGNAPLTAVQLLWVNMIMDTLGALALATEPPTDDLMKRPPVGRKGNFISNVMWRNILGQSLYQFVVLWFLQTRGKAAFHLDGPDSELILNTLIFNSFVFCQVFNEISSRDMEKINVFEGILKNYVFVAVLTCTVIFQIIIVEFLGTFANTSPLTLKQWFGSVFFGVLGMPIAAALKMIPVGST, from the exons ATGGAGAATTACCTGAATGAGAATTTCGGAGAGGTGAAAGCCAAGAATTCATCGGAGGAAGCGCTTCAGAGATGGAGGAAGCTTTGCTGGCTTGTTAAGAACCGCAAGAGGAGGTTTCGGTTCACTGCCAACCTCTCTAAGCGATTCGAAGCTGAGGCTATCAGACGCTCCAATCAG GAGAAATTCAGAGTTGCAGTGTTGGTATCGCAAGCTGCTCTTCAGTTTATCCATG GTTTAAGTTTGTCAAGTGAGTACACTGTACCAGAGGAAGTTAAAGCTGCAGGTTTTGAAATCTGCGCCGATGAGCTAGGATCAATTGTAGAAGGACGCGATGTGaagaaattgaaaattcatggtggggttgaaggaattgctaacaAACTCGATACCTCTGTCAATGATGGCATATCAACATCTGAGCACATTCTGCAAAAGAGGAAAGATATTTATGGAATTAATAAATTCACGGAAAGCCCACCCCAGGGATTTTGGGTTTATGTATGGGAAGCCCTTCAAGATACAACTCTTATGATACTTGCTGTATGTGCTTTGGTCTCTTTGGTGGTTGGAATAGTCATGGAAGGATGGCCCAAGGGTGCACATGATGGACTTGGTATTGTTGCAAGCATATTGCTTGTGGTGTTTGTTACTGCCACTAGTGATTACAGACAATCCTTGCAGTTTAAGGATCtagataaagagaagaaaaaaattgtgGTGCAGGTCACCCGAAATGGTTGTAGACAGAAGCTTTCAATATATGATTTACTTCCTGGGGATATTGTACATCTTAATATTGGAGACCAGGTCCCTGCTGATGGGCTTTTTGTCTCTGGTTTCTCTCTGTTAATAAATGAATCAAGTTTGACTGGAGAGAGTGAACCAGTGAATGTCAGTAACCTAAATCCTTTTCTTCTCTCAGGAACCAAAGTTCAGGATGGATCGTGCAAGATGCTTGTGACAACTGTTGGAATGAGAACCCAGTGGGGTAAACTAATGGCTACTCTAAGTGAAGGGGGAGATGATGAAACTCCACTGCAGGTTAAACTCAATGGTGTAGCTACTATTATTGGGAAAATTGGCCTTTTTTTTGCTGTTGTGACTTTTTCTGTGTTGGTCCAAGGACTGTTCAGCCGCAAGCTGCAAGAAGGATCCCAGTGGACATGGTCTGGTGATGATGCCATGAAAATTGTGGAGTTCTTTGCTATTGCAGTTACTATTGTTGTCGTTGCTGTCCCAGAGGGTTTACCTTTGGCTGTTACATTGAGTCTTGCTTTTGCCATGAAAAAGATGATGAATGATAAGGCACTTGTTCGTAATTTGGCTGCTTGTGAGACAATGGGCTCTGCCACTACTATCTGCAGTGACAAGACTGGCACACTAACTACTAACCATATGACTGTTGTAAAAGCTTGCATATGTGGGAAGATTAAAGAAGTAAAGGGCTCTAAAGTGCCTTCTGATTTCTCATCTGATATTCCTGATTCTGCTGTGGCAATTTTACTTCAATCAATATTTAACAACACTGGGGGAGAAGTTGTAAAAAACATGGATGAGAAGGTTGAGATTCTGGGATCACCGACAGAGACTGCACTCTTGGAATTTGGGCTGTCACTTGGAGGTGATTTCCACAAGGAGCGACAAGCAGGGAAACTTGTGAAAATTGAACCATTTAACTCTCTAAAGAAGCGCATGGGAGTGGTTCTACAGCTTCCTGAAGGTAGCTTCAGAACACATTGCAAAGGTGCCTCTGAAATAATTCTAGCTGCATGTGAAAAGGTTGTGAACTCAAATGGTGAGGTTGTTCCCCTTGAAGAAGACTCTATCAATTACTTGAAGGATACGATCGAAAAATTTGCTGATGAAGCTCTCCGGACCCTTTGCCTTGCATATGTGGATATTGATGATCATTTTTCAGTTGAGACTCCTATCCCCAATCGAGGTTACACATGTATAGGAATTGTGGGTATTAAAGATCCTGTTCGCCCTGGAGTTCGAGAGTCTGTTGCCATTTGTAGGTCAGCTGGTGTTACTGTTAGGATGGTTACTGGAGACAACATAAACACTGCAAAGGCTATTGCTAGAGAATGTGGAATTTTAACGGATGGAATTGCAATTGAAGGCCCTGAGTTCCGTGAAAAGAGTGAGGAAGAATTGCTTAAAATAATTCCAAAACTTCAG GTGATGGCTCGATCTTCTCCCATGGATAAGCATACCCTGGTGAAACAATTGAGGACAACATTTGAAGAGGTTGTTTCAGTTACCGGTGATGGTACAAATGATGCGCCTGCACTTCATGAAGCAGATATTGGGCTTGCAATGGGCATTTCTGGAACTGAG GTGGCAAAAGAAAGCGCTGATGTCATAATACTGGATGATAATTTTTCAACTATTGTGACTGTGGCCAAATGGGGCCGATCTGTCTACATAAACATACAGAAATTTGTGCAGTTCCAGCTAACTGTAAACATTGTTGCTTTGATTGTCAACTTCTCGTCTGCCTGTTTGACTG GAAATGCTCCCCTCACTGCTGTTCAACTTCTATGGGTCAACATGATTATGGACACTCTTGGAGCACTTGCTCTAGCCACTGAACCTCCTACTGATGATTTGATGAAAAGACCACCTGTCGGTAGGAAAGGAAACTTTATCAGTAATGTGATGTGGAGGAATATCTTGGGGCAGTCTCTATATCAGTTTGTTGTACTTTGGTTCCTCCAGACAAGAGGAAAAGCAGCTTTTCATCTTGATGGACCAGATTCAGAATTGATATTGAATACACTCATTTTCAACTCATTTGTGTTCTGTCAG GTTTTCAATGAGATCAGTTCCAGAGATATGGAGAAGATTAATGTTTTTGAAGGTATATTGAAGAATTATGTGTTTGTAGCGGTCCTCACTTGCACTGTCATCTTCCAAATCATAATTGTCGAATTTTTGGGCACCTTTGCAAACACCTCCCCACTTACCTTGAAGCAGTGGTTTGGTAGTGTTTTCTTTGGAGTCCTTGGAATGCCAATTGCAGCAGCTTTAAAAATGATACCTGTGGGATCTACCTAA
- the LOC112766294 gene encoding U-box domain-containing protein 3: METDIPVANYTYMGRTFTQLALADHSSSAFSDCNSDRSGEFPTTSSQARRLLIACAADNSDDLITHLVTELQSSSIEDQKQAAMEIRLLAKNKPENRLKIAKAGAIKPLISLVSSQDLQLQEYGVTAILNLSLCDDNKDAIASSGAIKPLVRALKTGTPAAKENAACALLRLSQVEENKLAIGRCGAIPPLVSLLESGGLRAKKDASTALYSLCSSVKENKIRAVKAGIMKVLVELMADFSGNMVDKSAYVASVLVSVMEARATLVEEGGIPVLVEMVEVGTQRQKEIAAVILLQVCQDCVIYRTMVAREGAIPPLVALSQNGTNRAKQKAETLIELLRQPRSGNGAAPRTSS; this comes from the exons ATGGAAACGGATATTCCGGTGGCCAATTACACTTACATGGGCAGGACTTTCACTCAACTCGCCCTCGCTGACCATTCCTCTTCCGCTTTCAGCGACTGCAACAGCGACAGATCTGGCGAGTTCCCCACCACTTCCTCACAAGCTCGCCGCCTCCTTATTGCCTGCGCCGCCGACAACTCCGATGACCTCATCACCCACCTCGTCACCGAACTCCAATCCTCTTCCATTGAAGACCAAAAACAAGCTGCCATGGAGATCAGACTTCTCGCCAAGAACAAGCCCGAAAACCGCCTCAAGATCGCCAAAGCTGGCGCCATCAAACCTTTAATCTCCCTCGTTTCATCTCAGGACCTTCAGCTTCAGGAATACGGCGTCACCGCCATTCTCAACCTCTCCCTCTGCGACGACAACAAAGACGCCATCGCTTCTTCTGGAGCCATTAAGCCCCTTGTTCGTGCACTCAAGACGGGTACTCCAGCGGCCAAAGAGAACGCCGCCTGCGCTCTCCTTCGTCTCTCGCAGGTGGAAGAGAACAAGCTGGCGATAGGGAGGTGCGGGGCGATTCCGCCGCTGGTAAGCCTTTTAGAAAGCGGAGGTTTACGAGCTAAGAAGGACGCGTCGACGGCGCTGTACTCGCTGTGCTCGTCAGTGAAGGAGAACAAGATCAGGGCAGTCAAGGCCGGGATCATGAAAGTGCTGGTGGAGCTCATGGCAGACTTCAGTGGGAATATGGTGGACAAGTCAGCTTACGTGGCAAGCGTTTTGGTTTCGGTAATGGAGGCAAGGGCAACGCTGGTGGAGGAAGGAGGGATACCGGTGTTAGTGGAGATGGTGGAGGTTGGGACGCAGAGGCAGAAGGAAATCGCGGCGGTTATTCTGTTACAGGTGTGCCAAGACTGCGTGATTTACCGTACGATGGTGGCGCGCGAAGGTGCGATTCCTCCTCTGGTTGCTCTGTCGCAGAACGGCACCAACCGCGCCAAGCAAAAG GCGGAGACACTGATAGAACTTCTACGGCAACCAAGATCCGGCAACGGCGCTGCTCCTCGTACATCATCATAA